A stretch of Ipomoea triloba cultivar NCNSP0323 chromosome 13, ASM357664v1 DNA encodes these proteins:
- the LOC116001203 gene encoding uncharacterized protein LOC116001203, whose product MVSERGDDKAKEVTPKTSDEGGEETEKVQHGKATSNASEVLPGCIDVMSPYFLLASDAPGHVHVTKLLRDGNYGEWVNDMLDALFAKNKMGFVDRSIPMPTPDSPYLQQWMRCNAMVKGWLKNAMERDMRNSVRYANIARDIWVDLEERFGKGSAPRAFEIRRAVVLLQQKKAPVSTYYTKLKSLWDEMMAISPLPKCLCR is encoded by the coding sequence ATGGTATCCGAGCGAGGTGACGATAAGGCAAAAGAGGTTACGCCAAAGACATCAGATGAAGGTGGCGAAGAAACAGAAAAGGTCCAACATGGTAAGGCAACATCAAATGCATCAGAAGTTTTGCCTGGTTGCATAGATGTGATGTCGCCTTATTTTTTACTTGCTTCAGATGCTCCCGGACACGTTCATGTCACCAAACTCCTTCGTGATGGCAACTACGGGGAGTGGGTAAACGATATGCTTGATGCGTTGTTTGCTAAAAACAAGATGGGGTTCGTTGATAGATCCATACCTATGCCAACACCCGATTCACCATATTTACAACAATGGATGCGTTGTAATGCTATGGTGAAAGGTTGGTTAAAAAATGCTATGGAAAGGGACATGAGGAATAGCGTGAGATACGCTAATATTGCCAGGGACATTTGGGTTGATTTGGAAGAAAGATTTGGAAAGGGAAGTGCGCCTAGAGCCTTTGAAATAAGGCGAGCAGTTGTACTCCTGCAACAAAAAAAGGCTCCAGTTTCAACATATTACACAAAACTTAAGAGCCTTTGGGATGAGATGATGGCCATCTCACCACTACCAAAGTGTCTATGTAGGTGA